Proteins encoded together in one Anaerolineales bacterium window:
- a CDS encoding KamA family radical SAM protein, protein DPRDPIRQQVIPTASEMVPFTGMMEDSLAEDAHSPVPGLVHRYPDRVLMLVTTQCASYCRYCTRSRIVGDPKEQFSRAEFELQLDYLRKTPQVRDVLLSGGDPLTLAPKLLEELLRRLREIEHLEIIRIGSRVPVFLPMRVDEEFCQMLAKYHPLWMNIHVNHPHEITSELAEACDRLSRAGVPLGNQSVLLAGVNDCVHLQRQLVHELVRIRVRPYYLYQCDLVDGSGQFRTPVAKGIEIMEGLRGHTSGYAIPAYVIDAPGGGGKIPVMPSYQLSASDHKVVLRNFEGFVTSYEEPLAYAPHDSDTCEYCRDKRPEPGQAGMTGLLDGESMFITPEGFRDVHARGGATHRLRADAAKWQPLGIGPGLDDDPPADGEGEAPAAAAAKSPAPVQGQ, encoded by the coding sequence AGGATCCCCGCGATCCCATCCGCCAGCAGGTGATCCCAACCGCCAGCGAGATGGTGCCGTTCACCGGCATGATGGAGGATTCGCTGGCGGAGGATGCGCACTCACCCGTCCCGGGCCTGGTGCATCGCTATCCCGACCGGGTGCTGATGCTGGTGACGACCCAGTGTGCTTCCTATTGCCGCTACTGCACCCGGTCGCGCATCGTGGGGGATCCCAAGGAACAGTTCTCGCGGGCCGAGTTTGAACTGCAGCTGGACTACCTGCGCAAGACCCCCCAGGTGCGGGACGTGCTGCTATCGGGCGGCGATCCTCTGACCCTGGCTCCCAAGCTGCTGGAGGAATTGCTGCGGCGCCTGCGGGAGATCGAGCACCTCGAGATCATTCGGATCGGTTCGCGCGTCCCGGTGTTCCTTCCGATGCGCGTCGACGAAGAATTCTGCCAGATGCTGGCCAAATACCACCCGCTGTGGATGAACATCCACGTCAACCATCCCCACGAGATCACCTCTGAACTGGCCGAGGCCTGCGACCGGTTGAGCCGCGCCGGCGTCCCGCTCGGCAACCAGTCGGTTCTCCTGGCGGGCGTCAACGACTGCGTCCACCTGCAGCGACAGTTGGTCCACGAACTGGTGCGGATCCGCGTCCGACCGTACTACCTGTACCAGTGCGACCTGGTCGACGGCTCGGGTCAGTTCCGCACCCCTGTCGCCAAAGGCATTGAGATCATGGAGGGCCTTCGGGGACACACTTCCGGCTACGCTATTCCGGCCTATGTGATCGATGCCCCGGGAGGCGGGGGCAAGATCCCGGTGATGCCCAGCTACCAGCTCAGCGCCTCCGACCACAAGGTGGTGCTGCGCAACTTCGAAGGGTTTGTGACGAGCTATGAGGAGCCTCTGGCTTACGCGCCGCATGATTCGGACACCTGCGAGTACTGCCGGGACAAGCGGCCGGAGCCGGGCCAGGCGGGCATGACCGGGCTGCTGGACGGCGAGAGCATGTTCATCACGCCGGAGGGCTTTAGAGATGTGCATGCCCGCGGCGGCGCGACCCACCGCCTCAGGGCAGATGCCGCCAAGTGGCAGCCGCTCGGGATCGGTCCCGGCCTCGACGACGACCCGCCTGCCGACGGGGAGGGGGAGGCGCCGGCCGCCGCGGCCGCCAAATCGCCTGCTCCCGTCCAAGGGCAGTAG